In Methanosarcina barkeri MS, a single window of DNA contains:
- a CDS encoding P-type ATPase, with product MSYFLGDVTDTVIIITIILISSLLGFWQEKGAADCLILESKGLFVNEATLTGETYPVEKSTKTLNVETPLAKLTNSLWMGTSVESGSGKALAITTGQKTEFGKISEELRTSAPETEFKRGITKFGHFLMEVTMLMGIAIFAINVYLQSPILDSCHFSLALAVRPTPQLLPEIISVNISHGAREMVENKVIVKRLASIENLGSMNLLCSDKTGTLTEG from the coding sequence TTGTCTTATTTTCTTGGAGATGTTACAGATACTGTAATTATTATAACCATTATCCTGATCAGCAGTTTGCTTGGCTTCTGGCAAGAGAAAGGAGCTGCAGATTGCCTGATTCTTGAATCAAAAGGGCTTTTTGTCAATGAAGCTACTCTCACCGGAGAAACTTATCCGGTGGAAAAATCAACAAAAACCCTGAACGTAGAAACACCTCTTGCAAAGCTTACAAACTCCCTCTGGATGGGAACCAGTGTGGAAAGCGGAAGTGGAAAAGCACTTGCTATAACTACAGGGCAAAAAACAGAGTTTGGGAAGATATCAGAAGAGTTAAGAACCAGTGCTCCAGAAACAGAGTTTAAAAGAGGTATTACAAAGTTTGGCCATTTTTTGATGGAGGTTACCATGCTGATGGGCATTGCAATCTTTGCAATCAATGTTTATCTTCAGAGTCCGATTCTGGATTCTTGTCATTTTTCCCTTGCGCTTGCAGTCAGACCTACACCTCAACTTCTACCTGAAATTATAAGTGTAAACATTTCTCACGGCGCAAGAGAAATGGTGGAAAATAAAGTAATTGTCAAGAGGCTGGCCTCTATTGAAAATCTCGGCAGCATGAATTTACTATGTTCCGACAAAACCGGAACTCTGACCGAAGGATAA